One window from the genome of Oceanidesulfovibrio indonesiensis encodes:
- the folE2 gene encoding GTP cyclohydrolase FolE2 — protein sequence MEDVQSTPAEVPMDIDRVGVKNLRLPLVVRDKAKGRQHTVAEVDLGADLPAAFKGTHMSRLVEALGAWKETLDYKSLKSLLVDVRSRLAAQRAYVIFRFPYFMEKNAPSTRSPGLMSYACRLTGEIGGDTERPSFLLEVDVPVMTVCPCSLAICEQAAHSQRAIVRIACRFEGFVWLEDLVEIAEGAASAPVYSLLKREDEKAVTEQAFANPAFVEDVVRGAARSLESHPGIRWFRVEVNSQESIHDHDAYASIEKVVRP from the coding sequence ATGGAGGACGTGCAGAGCACGCCCGCCGAAGTGCCCATGGACATAGACCGCGTGGGCGTGAAGAACCTGCGCCTGCCTCTAGTGGTGCGCGACAAAGCCAAGGGACGGCAGCACACCGTGGCCGAGGTGGACCTGGGCGCAGACCTGCCCGCCGCGTTCAAGGGCACGCACATGAGCCGACTCGTGGAAGCGCTCGGCGCCTGGAAGGAAACCCTGGACTACAAAAGCCTCAAGTCTCTGCTTGTGGACGTGCGCAGTCGTCTGGCCGCGCAACGGGCTTACGTCATTTTCCGGTTCCCCTACTTCATGGAGAAGAACGCGCCGAGCACGCGGAGTCCGGGCCTGATGAGCTACGCCTGTCGGCTCACCGGCGAGATCGGCGGCGATACCGAGCGGCCCTCCTTCCTGCTGGAAGTGGACGTCCCCGTGATGACCGTGTGTCCCTGTTCCCTGGCCATATGCGAACAGGCCGCGCACAGCCAACGGGCCATCGTGCGCATAGCCTGCCGTTTCGAGGGCTTTGTCTGGTTGGAAGATCTGGTGGAGATAGCCGAAGGCGCCGCCTCCGCCCCGGTGTACAGCCTGCTCAAGCGTGAGGACGAGAAGGCCGTCACGGAACAGGCCTTCGCCAACCCGGCCTTCGTGGAGGACGTGGTGCGCGGTGCGGCCCGGTCTCTGGAGAGCCATCCAGGCATCCGCTGGTTTAGGGTGGAGGTGAACAGCCAGGAATCCATCCACGACCACGACGCCTACGCCAGCATCGAGAAGGTTGTGCGGCCGTAG
- the nikR gene encoding nickel-responsive transcriptional regulator NikR: MGQTIRFGVSLDSELLEKFDALCEEKCYQTRSEAIRDLIRNTLVQKEWEDTDREIAGTLTLVYDHHKSDLAQRLTEIQHDAHDVIISSIHAHLDHDNCLEVLLLKGPGKSIRTLGQRLISTKGVKHGKLTLTTTGKDLV; encoded by the coding sequence ATGGGGCAGACCATCCGTTTCGGCGTGTCGCTCGACTCCGAACTGCTCGAGAAGTTCGACGCGCTCTGTGAAGAAAAATGCTACCAGACCCGATCCGAGGCCATTCGCGACCTCATCCGCAACACCCTCGTCCAGAAGGAGTGGGAGGACACGGACCGCGAGATAGCCGGCACGCTCACCCTGGTGTACGACCACCACAAGAGCGACCTTGCCCAGCGGCTTACGGAGATCCAGCACGACGCGCACGACGTGATCATCTCGTCCATCCACGCCCATCTGGACCACGACAACTGCCTGGAGGTCCTGCTGCTCAAGGGGCCAGGCAAATCCATCCGCACACTGGGCCAACGCCTCATCTCCACCAAGGGGGTGAAGCACGGCAAGCTGACTCTGACCACTACGGGCAAGGATCTCGTATAG
- a CDS encoding class I SAM-dependent methyltransferase has translation MIRAAEKGAYAYHTHDDEGPEQFEIELGDRLWIVERDADLETVWEQMVCEDEPRSASCPEFGPDERLPYWTEIWPASILLARWCAMNRDAVHGTRVLDLGCGLGLIAMVAASLGGRVVGMDYEHPALVNARRIAGLNAGHLEGASLNWVAMDWRKSAFAPNAFPLVLCGDIMYESRFGPPLARFLAKAISRDGRAVLAEPSRDVFGAFRSAADSEGLHVSRMVQEKVHAGQVRPFGDSGHGVTVNLWEITLL, from the coding sequence ATGATTCGAGCAGCAGAAAAAGGCGCATACGCCTATCACACCCATGACGACGAGGGCCCTGAACAATTCGAGATAGAACTCGGCGACCGGCTGTGGATCGTGGAGCGGGACGCCGATCTCGAAACGGTCTGGGAGCAGATGGTCTGCGAGGACGAGCCCCGCTCGGCCAGTTGTCCTGAGTTCGGCCCGGACGAGAGGCTCCCGTACTGGACGGAAATCTGGCCTGCGTCCATCCTGCTGGCCCGCTGGTGCGCCATGAACAGAGATGCGGTGCATGGGACCCGCGTGCTGGACCTGGGCTGCGGCCTGGGGCTCATCGCCATGGTCGCCGCCTCTCTGGGCGGGCGCGTTGTGGGCATGGACTACGAGCACCCCGCGCTGGTCAACGCCAGGCGCATAGCCGGTCTGAACGCCGGCCACCTGGAGGGCGCTTCCCTGAACTGGGTCGCCATGGACTGGCGCAAGAGCGCTTTCGCGCCCAACGCCTTTCCTCTCGTGCTCTGCGGGGACATCATGTACGAGAGCCGTTTCGGCCCACCGCTGGCACGCTTCCTCGCCAAAGCCATTTCACGCGATGGCAGGGCCGTGCTCGCCGAGCCCAGCCGTGACGTGTTCGGTGCGTTTCGCTCCGCCGCGGACTCGGAAGGGCTTCACGTCTCGCGTATGGTGCAGGAAAAAGTTCACGCCGGGCAGGTCCGGCCTTTCGGGGATTCGGGCCACGGCGTCACCGTCAATCTGTGGGAGATCACCCTGCTGTAA
- a CDS encoding YceI family protein → MESAGIQTMTTRELAQWQEQARPFIVVNVLPPEEWTRRHIPGSMNACVYEVTFVDRMLKLAPDRNSPIVLYGAGAETFDAPMAAEKLLYRGWTDVHVLAGGLDAWAAEGFPVEGTHAAIPDTPDELFEPPDGGYAVSVEESLVEWTGRSPKGRHVGTVRLSHGKLQVAEGALNGWFELDMRTIDNIDLQGNEELRQLLHAHLASEDFFLTSLFPTAKYVLDSGTMLRDASPGSPNYEFHGRLELRGASHALAFPATVRPFDGDPASGLEPGISVEAHFDLDRTRWGAVYGSGKLFRHLGYHLVYDLVSFQIRLVVR, encoded by the coding sequence ATGGAATCCGCCGGCATACAGACCATGACCACCAGGGAGTTGGCCCAGTGGCAGGAACAGGCCAGGCCGTTCATTGTGGTGAACGTGCTGCCGCCGGAAGAGTGGACCAGGCGGCATATCCCCGGGTCCATGAACGCCTGCGTCTACGAGGTTACGTTCGTTGACCGGATGCTGAAGCTCGCTCCGGACAGGAACTCCCCGATCGTGTTGTACGGCGCCGGAGCCGAGACCTTTGATGCGCCCATGGCCGCGGAAAAGCTTCTGTACAGAGGATGGACCGACGTGCATGTGCTTGCGGGAGGGCTGGACGCCTGGGCTGCCGAAGGATTCCCTGTGGAAGGCACCCACGCCGCCATACCGGACACGCCGGATGAGCTGTTCGAACCGCCGGACGGCGGCTACGCCGTGTCCGTGGAGGAGAGCCTGGTGGAGTGGACGGGCCGCAGCCCCAAGGGGCGCCACGTGGGCACGGTCAGGCTGTCGCACGGCAAGCTGCAGGTCGCGGAGGGCGCTTTGAACGGCTGGTTCGAGCTGGACATGCGCACCATCGACAACATCGACCTCCAGGGGAATGAGGAACTGCGGCAGTTGCTCCATGCGCACCTCGCGTCCGAAGATTTTTTCCTCACTTCGCTTTTCCCCACGGCGAAGTACGTGCTGGACTCCGGCACCATGTTGCGCGACGCCTCGCCCGGTTCGCCCAACTACGAGTTCCATGGCCGGCTGGAGCTGCGCGGTGCGTCCCACGCCCTGGCGTTTCCGGCCACGGTGCGGCCGTTCGACGGCGATCCCGCCAGCGGTCTGGAGCCGGGCATCAGCGTTGAGGCGCATTTCGACCTGGACCGCACCAGATGGGGCGCCGTATACGGCTCCGGCAAGCTTTTCCGCCACCTGGGTTACCACCTGGTTTACGACCTCGTCTCGTTCCAGATTCGGCTCGTGGTGCGTTGA
- a CDS encoding PilZ domain-containing protein codes for MQPKDSGAVVFHSEDGQNITIQCRHCRYSRTASIESLRDFGRFFKVTCRCGERFMASVEFRRHLRKRVDLDGVYHDPGTGEPEDIVVEDLSLSGIRFATLRPHSLESGMRVRISFTLDTPKRPTKDRTLEVTKAEGLHVSGRFVGAPERDPDLGFYLMP; via the coding sequence ATGCAGCCGAAGGATTCGGGAGCCGTGGTCTTCCACAGCGAGGACGGGCAGAACATCACTATTCAATGCCGCCATTGCAGGTATTCACGGACGGCGTCCATCGAGTCCCTGCGAGACTTCGGCCGTTTTTTCAAAGTCACATGCCGGTGCGGGGAAAGGTTCATGGCGTCCGTGGAGTTCAGGCGCCATCTGCGCAAGAGGGTGGATCTGGACGGCGTGTATCACGACCCCGGGACGGGTGAGCCGGAGGATATTGTCGTGGAGGATCTGTCCTTGTCCGGCATCCGTTTCGCCACGCTACGGCCGCACTCCCTGGAATCCGGCATGCGGGTCAGAATCAGCTTCACCCTGGATACGCCCAAGCGGCCCACCAAGGATCGCACCCTCGAAGTGACCAAGGCGGAAGGCCTGCACGTGAGCGGCCGGTTCGTGGGCGCGCCGGAGCGGGACCCCGACCTGGGCTTCTACCTCATGCCGTAG
- a CDS encoding ATP-binding cassette domain-containing protein has product MTVTIDSLSKSYGGRDLFKDFSLEIADCTRLAVAGPNGTGKTTLLKMIAGEANPDGGRVITPRAARIGYVAQELGPETLEKSLLEFVMEVLPSWSEFWEDWEKAHERGDEAAMNRLTAKQAELESRYGYNPEHRAHAVLSGLGFAAAVHERRLGEFSGGWRERAKLARVLTAGADVLILDEPTNHLDLEAVEWLEQFLLAYEGVLVFVAHDRVFLDNVATHVLFLGGSRPTVRKGSFSSFIQWSEEMEDQRAREARKLSEEIERKMEFVKRFKAKATKARQAGSRQKQVERLEKELAGKRPEPKRKTLAFKWPEPPEGDKIACQVMGLAMAYPGSSEPVWENLDFTIYKAMRVAIAGVNGSGKSTLLKCIAGDLEPTAGRIEIGSKTRVGYFSQHQHEILEPSKSVLGEIRRLSDPRTTEEELMSVLGLFMLGQEYHDREVSSLSGGEKNRLVLASLFLARANLLILDEPTNHLDLESREALAKALEGFSGTILLVAHDRWLLSRIPTQVWALEEHGLVVHEDGFAGYERARKAAAQQAEACETAGNTAPHAESSPSDTELVLRKESREEAKQRKREEAARRNAMHKKLKPRKDAYAKAEAELEKVLEEMGEAEAALADPDVYADQIRSAELLAAYTRTKDRSEILFEELQKLESEIAELEAEFSEETA; this is encoded by the coding sequence ATGACGGTGACCATCGATTCCCTGTCCAAGTCGTATGGGGGCAGGGACCTGTTCAAGGATTTTTCCCTGGAAATCGCGGACTGCACGCGCCTGGCCGTGGCCGGCCCCAACGGCACGGGCAAGACCACGCTGCTCAAGATGATAGCAGGCGAGGCCAACCCGGACGGCGGTCGGGTCATCACGCCCCGCGCTGCGCGCATCGGGTACGTGGCCCAGGAGCTGGGTCCCGAGACCCTGGAAAAGTCGCTCCTCGAGTTCGTCATGGAGGTGCTGCCTTCGTGGAGCGAGTTCTGGGAGGACTGGGAAAAGGCCCACGAGCGCGGCGACGAGGCCGCCATGAACCGCCTGACGGCCAAGCAGGCCGAGCTGGAGAGCCGCTACGGCTATAACCCGGAGCATCGCGCCCACGCAGTGCTCTCCGGCCTGGGGTTCGCCGCCGCGGTGCACGAACGCAGACTCGGCGAGTTCTCCGGCGGCTGGCGCGAACGCGCCAAGCTGGCCCGGGTGCTCACGGCCGGGGCCGACGTGCTTATTCTGGACGAGCCCACCAACCATCTGGACCTTGAGGCCGTAGAGTGGCTCGAACAGTTCCTCCTCGCCTACGAAGGCGTGCTCGTCTTCGTGGCGCACGACCGCGTATTTCTGGACAACGTGGCCACCCACGTCCTGTTCCTGGGCGGCAGTCGGCCCACTGTGCGCAAGGGTTCCTTTTCCTCCTTCATCCAGTGGTCCGAGGAGATGGAGGACCAGCGCGCCCGCGAGGCCAGGAAGCTGTCCGAGGAAATCGAGCGCAAGATGGAGTTCGTCAAGCGGTTCAAGGCCAAGGCCACCAAGGCGCGCCAGGCCGGCAGCCGGCAGAAGCAGGTGGAGCGGTTGGAAAAGGAGCTGGCAGGCAAGCGGCCCGAACCCAAGCGCAAGACCCTGGCGTTCAAATGGCCGGAGCCGCCGGAGGGCGACAAGATCGCCTGCCAGGTCATGGGGCTGGCCATGGCCTACCCGGGAAGCAGCGAGCCAGTGTGGGAGAATCTCGACTTCACCATCTACAAGGCCATGCGCGTGGCCATTGCAGGAGTCAACGGCTCGGGCAAGTCCACGCTGCTCAAATGCATAGCCGGGGATCTTGAACCCACGGCCGGGCGCATCGAGATAGGCTCCAAAACCCGCGTAGGTTACTTCAGCCAGCATCAGCACGAAATCCTCGAACCGTCCAAGAGCGTGCTCGGCGAGATACGCAGGCTCTCGGACCCGCGGACCACCGAGGAAGAGCTCATGAGCGTGCTCGGCCTCTTCATGCTGGGGCAGGAGTACCACGACCGCGAGGTTTCCAGCCTTTCCGGCGGTGAAAAAAACCGCCTTGTCCTGGCCAGCCTGTTCCTGGCGCGGGCCAACCTCCTCATCCTCGACGAACCGACCAACCATCTGGATCTGGAAAGCCGAGAAGCCCTGGCCAAGGCGCTCGAAGGGTTTTCCGGCACCATTTTGCTCGTGGCGCACGATCGCTGGCTGCTCTCCAGGATCCCCACGCAGGTCTGGGCGCTGGAGGAACACGGCCTTGTGGTCCACGAGGACGGCTTTGCCGGATACGAGCGGGCGCGCAAGGCCGCAGCACAGCAGGCAGAGGCCTGCGAGACAGCCGGGAATACTGCGCCCCATGCGGAGTCTTCGCCTTCCGACACCGAGCTTGTCTTGCGCAAGGAGTCCCGCGAGGAAGCCAAACAGCGCAAGCGCGAAGAGGCTGCCAGGCGCAACGCCATGCACAAGAAGCTCAAGCCCAGGAAGGACGCCTACGCAAAGGCCGAGGCCGAGCTGGAAAAGGTGCTGGAGGAGATGGGCGAGGCCGAAGCCGCCCTGGCCGATCCGGACGTGTACGCAGACCAGATCAGGAGCGCCGAATTGCTCGCCGCCTATACCCGCACCAAGGACCGCAGCGAAATACTCTTCGAGGAGCTTCAGAAGCTGGAGTCCGAGATTGCCGAGCTGGAAGCGGAGTTCAGCGAAGAAACCGCATGA
- the leuB gene encoding 3-isopropylmalate dehydrogenase, translating to MRIRLCLIPGDGIGPEIVNQAVKVLDKIAATYGHEVEYTEALLGGVAIDATGSPLPDETVEKCKAADAVLLGAVGGPKWDNIEKAIRPERGLLGIRKALGLFANLRPATLFPELAGASFLRPDITAKGLDVMVIRELTGGIYFGEPKGEDTTESGERRAFNTMVYRESEIERIARVGFETARRRGNRLTSVDKANVLDVSQLWREVVVEVAKDYPDVELDHMYVDNAAMQLVRDPSQFDVIVTGNLFGDILSDEAAAITGSLGMLPSASVGESGPGLYEPIHGSAPDIAGQDKANPLATILSVAMMLRHSLDLPDEAAAIEKAVQKTLQDGFRTGDIMEEGKRLLGCKAMGEAVLERMA from the coding sequence ATGCGCATTCGTTTATGCCTTATCCCGGGCGACGGCATTGGCCCGGAAATAGTGAACCAGGCCGTCAAGGTTCTGGACAAGATCGCGGCCACGTACGGCCATGAGGTGGAATACACCGAAGCCCTGCTGGGCGGCGTGGCCATCGACGCAACCGGCTCCCCGCTGCCGGACGAGACCGTGGAGAAATGCAAGGCGGCCGACGCCGTGTTGCTGGGTGCGGTGGGCGGTCCCAAGTGGGACAACATCGAGAAAGCCATCCGGCCTGAGCGCGGTCTGCTGGGCATCCGCAAGGCCCTCGGCCTGTTCGCCAACCTGCGTCCCGCCACGCTCTTCCCGGAGTTGGCCGGCGCGTCATTCCTGCGGCCGGACATCACGGCCAAGGGCCTGGACGTCATGGTCATCCGCGAGCTCACGGGCGGCATCTACTTCGGCGAGCCCAAGGGCGAGGACACCACTGAGTCCGGCGAACGCCGCGCCTTCAACACCATGGTCTACCGCGAAAGCGAGATCGAGCGCATCGCGCGCGTCGGCTTCGAGACGGCGCGGCGCCGGGGCAATCGCCTGACCTCGGTGGACAAGGCCAACGTGCTCGACGTCTCCCAGCTCTGGCGCGAAGTCGTGGTCGAAGTGGCCAAAGACTATCCGGACGTGGAGCTGGACCATATGTACGTGGACAACGCGGCCATGCAACTGGTGCGCGACCCCTCGCAGTTCGACGTCATAGTCACCGGCAACCTCTTCGGCGACATCCTTTCGGATGAGGCCGCAGCCATCACCGGCTCTTTGGGCATGCTGCCCTCGGCGTCCGTGGGCGAAAGCGGCCCCGGCCTGTACGAGCCCATCCACGGTTCGGCGCCGGACATCGCAGGCCAGGACAAGGCCAATCCGCTCGCCACCATCCTTTCCGTGGCCATGATGCTGCGCCACTCCCTGGACCTTCCGGACGAGGCGGCCGCCATAGAGAAGGCCGTGCAGAAAACGTTGCAGGACGGTTTCCGCACCGGGGACATCATGGAGGAAGGCAAGCGGCTTCTGGGCTGCAAAGCCATGGGCGAGGCGGTCTTGGAGCGCATGGCGTAG
- a CDS encoding damage-control phosphatase ARMT1 family protein: protein MRTSSDCFACFMEGAARVARRVAPHDDALGERLVRRMAELLARADLDRPPPDLAAEFYPELTDPLGIVDLFADHKDEANARVLELLPGLEQTVRQASDPLRAALGLSLVGNYIDAGVSMEFDWEHALEAEKHAAWGEEAYPVFRERIRPGAQVLIMGDNAGEIGLDTLLVKVLSEMGAEVTYAVRDKPVLNDATLADAELVGMTRLCRVVSSGSDAPGAVLGRLNAETLRLMGRADVLLSKGQGNFESLEGRLNNVFFALKAKCRVVAAALNVEQGASVFVHHE from the coding sequence ATGCGCACCAGTTCGGACTGCTTTGCCTGTTTCATGGAGGGCGCTGCGCGTGTTGCGCGTCGCGTCGCTCCGCACGATGACGCCCTGGGCGAGAGGCTCGTGCGCCGTATGGCCGAGCTTCTCGCCAGGGCGGACCTCGACCGCCCGCCGCCGGACCTGGCCGCCGAGTTCTACCCCGAACTCACAGATCCTCTGGGCATCGTGGATCTTTTTGCCGACCATAAGGACGAGGCCAACGCCAGGGTGCTGGAGTTGCTGCCCGGGCTGGAGCAGACGGTGCGCCAGGCATCGGACCCGTTGCGCGCCGCGTTGGGTTTGTCTTTGGTAGGCAACTACATCGACGCGGGCGTCAGCATGGAGTTCGACTGGGAGCACGCCCTGGAGGCGGAGAAACATGCCGCGTGGGGCGAGGAAGCCTATCCGGTGTTCCGCGAGCGGATCAGACCAGGCGCGCAAGTGCTCATCATGGGCGACAACGCCGGCGAGATCGGTTTGGATACGCTGCTCGTGAAGGTTTTGTCCGAAATGGGGGCCGAAGTGACGTACGCCGTGCGGGACAAGCCCGTGCTCAACGACGCCACTCTGGCGGATGCGGAGCTGGTGGGCATGACCCGGCTGTGCCGGGTGGTCTCGTCCGGGTCGGACGCGCCCGGCGCCGTGCTCGGCAGGCTCAACGCCGAAACGCTCCGGCTCATGGGCCGAGCTGACGTTCTGCTCTCCAAGGGTCAGGGAAATTTCGAGTCCCTTGAAGGTCGCCTGAACAACGTGTTCTTCGCCCTCAAAGCCAAGTGCCGCGTGGTTGCCGCGGCCCTGAATGTGGAGCAGGGGGCGTCCGTTTTCGTGCACCACGAATGA
- a CDS encoding 3-isopropylmalate dehydratase small subunit gives MSAPIRGTAHTLGDHIDTDAIIPATYLVSTDPMELGKYCMAGMDPDWVNHVKEGDIIVAGENFGCGSSREHAPLAILGAGVKVVIAKSFARIFYRNGFNMGLTLLEVGDAADEINAGDVLSVDPAAGTITNETTGKTIECMPVPPFMQEILNKGGLVGYVRDRLENRAG, from the coding sequence ATGAGCGCACCAATACGCGGCACGGCCCACACGCTGGGCGACCATATCGACACCGACGCCATCATCCCGGCCACCTACCTCGTCTCCACAGACCCCATGGAACTCGGCAAGTACTGCATGGCCGGCATGGACCCGGACTGGGTCAACCATGTGAAGGAAGGGGACATCATCGTGGCCGGCGAGAACTTCGGCTGCGGTTCCTCGCGAGAGCACGCGCCGCTGGCCATCCTCGGCGCGGGCGTCAAGGTGGTTATCGCCAAGAGCTTCGCGCGCATCTTCTATCGCAACGGTTTCAACATGGGGCTCACCCTGCTTGAGGTGGGCGATGCGGCCGACGAGATCAACGCGGGCGATGTCCTTTCCGTGGATCCGGCAGCCGGCACCATCACGAACGAGACCACGGGCAAGACCATCGAATGCATGCCGGTGCCGCCGTTCATGCAGGAGATTCTGAACAAAGGCGGCCTGGTTGGCTACGTGCGCGACCGCCTGGAGAACCGGGCCGGATAG
- the leuC gene encoding 3-isopropylmalate dehydratase large subunit: MRRTLTEKLLAAHAVSGEAKTGSIVQCRVDLALANDITAPLAVKSFRAMGATQVFDKNKVALVMDHFTPNRDIASAEQVRGVREFAREMGVVHYYEGGDCGVEHALLPELGLVGPGDVVVGADSHTCTYGALGAFATGMGSTDVAGAMVLGETWFKVPGAIRVTIKGELAPWVGAKDLILRLIGEIGVAGARYRALEFDGPVVDDLSVEGRMTMANMAIEAGGKVGLFAADDKTLEYCAAHNRPGAEKIAADEGAEYEREIIIDVTGMTPRVAVPHLPENVKGVEECKGTTIDQVVIGSCTNGRIEDLREAATVLGGRKVSKNVRAIILPATPKIWQQAMDEGLFSVFMDAGCVVGPPTCGPCLGGHMGILGKGERAIATTNRNFKGRMGHLESEVYLAGPAVAAASAVAGEIVHPDAL, encoded by the coding sequence ATGCGCCGTACGTTGACCGAAAAACTGCTCGCCGCGCATGCGGTGTCCGGCGAGGCCAAGACCGGCTCCATCGTCCAGTGCCGGGTGGACCTCGCCCTCGCCAACGACATCACCGCGCCGCTGGCTGTCAAGAGCTTCCGCGCCATGGGAGCCACCCAGGTGTTCGACAAGAACAAGGTCGCCCTGGTCATGGACCACTTCACCCCGAACCGGGACATCGCCTCGGCCGAGCAGGTGCGCGGCGTGCGCGAGTTCGCCAGGGAGATGGGCGTGGTCCATTACTACGAAGGCGGTGACTGCGGCGTGGAACACGCCCTGCTGCCAGAGCTGGGCCTGGTGGGCCCGGGCGACGTGGTCGTAGGCGCGGACAGCCACACCTGCACGTACGGCGCGCTCGGCGCCTTCGCAACCGGCATGGGCTCCACGGATGTGGCAGGCGCCATGGTCCTGGGCGAAACGTGGTTCAAGGTGCCCGGCGCCATCCGCGTGACCATCAAGGGCGAGCTCGCCCCCTGGGTGGGCGCAAAGGACCTCATCCTGCGGCTCATCGGCGAGATCGGCGTGGCCGGCGCGCGCTACCGCGCCCTGGAGTTCGATGGCCCCGTGGTCGACGATCTTTCCGTGGAAGGCCGCATGACCATGGCCAACATGGCCATCGAGGCGGGCGGCAAGGTCGGCCTCTTCGCCGCAGACGACAAAACTCTTGAGTACTGCGCCGCGCACAACCGCCCCGGGGCGGAGAAGATAGCCGCCGACGAGGGCGCGGAGTACGAGCGCGAGATAATCATCGACGTGACCGGCATGACGCCTCGCGTTGCCGTGCCGCACCTGCCCGAAAACGTGAAGGGCGTGGAGGAGTGCAAGGGCACGACCATCGATCAGGTGGTCATCGGCTCCTGCACCAACGGCCGCATCGAGGACCTGCGCGAAGCAGCCACGGTGCTGGGCGGCCGCAAGGTCTCCAAAAACGTTCGCGCAATCATCCTGCCGGCCACGCCCAAGATCTGGCAGCAGGCCATGGATGAAGGCCTCTTCTCCGTGTTCATGGATGCCGGCTGCGTGGTGGGCCCGCCCACATGCGGCCCGTGCCTTGGCGGCCACATGGGCATTCTCGGCAAAGGCGAACGCGCTATCGCCACCACGAACCGCAACTTCAAGGGACGCATGGGCCACCTGGAAAGCGAGGTCTACCTCGCCGGGCCGGCCGTGGCCGCAGCTTCCGCAGTCGCCGGCGAGATCGTCCACCCCGACGCCCTCTAA
- a CDS encoding 2-isopropylmalate synthase, translated as MSDRIIIFDTTLRDGEQSPGATMNHKEKIRLARQLENLGVDVIEAGFPAASQGDFEAVKAIAGTVKNCQVAGLCRAMPADIDRVWEAIKDAAHPRIHTFLATSPLHMEHKLGKTPEQVFEMAVEGVKHARKYTDNVEFSAEDASRSDREFLARVVEAVIDAGATTVNIPDTVGYAVPEEFADLIRYLIETVPNSDKAVFSVHCHNDLGLALANTLAAIRAGARQAEVTLSGIGERAGNAALEELVMALQTREPYFGLSTNVKSEQLFPSCRLLSMIIGQAIPPYKAIIGTNAFAHESGIHQHGMLKDRRTYEIMTPESIGREKTELVLGKHSGRHALKSKLDELGFSLDDEAMVQVFEAVKELADKKERVYDEDIEAVVLERVYRIPDKYRLTNLSVLAGTIPPSAAVVMDVDGEERREATFGVGPVDAAFNAIDKVTGRSPELLSYTVNAITGGTDAQGEVTVRIQEQGCAAVGRGADPDIIVATVKAYLNAMNRLAKKEEDKECAVR; from the coding sequence ATGTCCGACCGCATCATCATTTTTGACACCACCCTGCGCGACGGGGAGCAGTCACCCGGCGCGACAATGAACCACAAAGAGAAAATCCGTCTGGCCAGACAGCTGGAGAACCTCGGCGTGGACGTCATCGAGGCCGGATTCCCGGCGGCCAGCCAGGGCGACTTCGAAGCCGTGAAGGCCATAGCCGGCACGGTGAAGAACTGTCAGGTGGCCGGGCTGTGCCGGGCCATGCCGGCCGACATCGACCGCGTCTGGGAAGCCATCAAGGATGCGGCCCACCCGCGCATCCATACGTTCCTCGCCACATCGCCCCTGCATATGGAGCACAAGCTGGGCAAGACGCCCGAGCAGGTCTTCGAGATGGCGGTGGAAGGCGTGAAGCACGCCCGGAAATACACGGACAACGTGGAGTTCTCGGCCGAGGACGCTTCGCGTTCCGACCGCGAGTTCCTGGCTCGCGTCGTGGAAGCCGTCATTGACGCCGGCGCCACCACCGTGAACATTCCAGACACTGTGGGCTACGCCGTGCCCGAGGAGTTCGCGGACCTCATCCGCTATCTCATCGAAACCGTGCCCAACAGCGACAAGGCCGTGTTCAGCGTGCACTGCCACAACGACCTGGGCCTCGCCCTGGCAAACACCCTGGCGGCAATTCGCGCAGGCGCGCGCCAAGCCGAGGTCACGCTTTCCGGCATCGGCGAGCGCGCCGGCAACGCCGCCCTGGAGGAGCTGGTCATGGCGCTGCAGACCCGCGAGCCGTACTTCGGGCTGAGCACCAACGTAAAAAGCGAGCAGCTCTTCCCCTCGTGCAGGCTGCTTTCCATGATCATCGGCCAGGCCATCCCGCCGTACAAGGCAATCATCGGCACCAACGCCTTTGCCCACGAATCCGGCATCCACCAGCACGGCATGCTCAAGGACCGCCGCACGTATGAGATCATGACGCCCGAATCCATAGGCCGCGAGAAGACCGAGCTCGTGCTGGGCAAGCACTCCGGTCGCCATGCCCTCAAGTCCAAGCTGGACGAGCTGGGCTTCAGCCTGGACGACGAGGCCATGGTCCAGGTTTTCGAAGCGGTCAAAGAACTTGCGGACAAGAAGGAGCGGGTCTACGACGAGGATATCGAGGCCGTGGTCCTGGAGCGTGTCTACCGCATTCCGGACAAGTATCGCCTCACCAACCTCTCCGTGCTGGCCGGCACCATTCCGCCCTCGGCGGCAGTGGTCATGGACGTGGACGGCGAGGAGCGCCGAGAAGCGACGTTCGGCGTTGGGCCTGTGGACGCCGCGTTCAACGCAATAGACAAGGTGACGGGCCGTAGCCCCGAACTCCTGAGCTACACGGTCAACGCCATCACCGGCGGCACCGACGCCCAGGGCGAGGTGACCGTCCGCATTCAGGAACAAGGCTGCGCCGCCGTAGGCCGCGGCGCCGACCCGGATATCATTGTCGCCACCGTCAAGGCGTATCTGAACGCCATGAACCGGCTGGCCAAGAAGGAGGAGGACAAGGAATGCGCCGTACGTTGA